The following proteins are encoded in a genomic region of Alnus glutinosa chromosome 8, dhAlnGlut1.1, whole genome shotgun sequence:
- the LOC133874679 gene encoding NEP1-interacting protein 1, translating into MTLLSIIFPTMERWFSCITMAAFRSKEAAICCLRNGFFTTVIKRVALAAFTCFLALGGAIVGIFVGAIKGQTTETGFLNGAGIGAVTGALAAIQLLESAADCESLSKVALLGSLMNGRVFVEWVCPAVLKAYQWQVRNLETTYREVSDIYDISGVKGLSNNCIQKLPMHKFHSRKMIESCHDFCCSICLQDFKDEDSVRELPNCGHLFHLDCIDEWLTRQGTCPMCRDYVCDE; encoded by the exons ATGACACTGTTGAGCATCATCTTTCCAACAATGGAGAGGTGGTTTTCTTGCATAACAATGGCGGCATTCAGGTCTAAAGAGGCTGCAATTTGTTGTCTCAGAAATGGGTTTTTCACTACAGTCATAAAGAGAGTAGCTCTTGCTGCATTCACCTGCTTTCTTGCTTTGG GAGGGGCTATAGTGGGAATATTTGTTGGAGCCATCAAAGGGCAGACCACAGAAACTGGGTTTCTAAATGGGGCAGGCATAGGAGCCGTGACAGGGGCCCTTGCAGCCATTCAATTACTGGAATCAGCAGCTGATTGTGAGTCATTATCCAAG GTTGCCCTCTTAGGTAGTTTAATGAATGGGAGGGTCTTTGTGGAATGGGTTTGTCCTGCAGTGCTAAAAGCTTATCAGTGGCAA GTTAGGAATCTTGAAACAACTTATAGAGAAGTTTCAGATATCTATGACATCAGTGGAGTTAAAGGGTTATCCAACAACTGCATTCAGAAGCTTCCTATGCATAAGTTCCACTCTAGAAAGATGATCGAATCATGTCATGATTTCTGTTGCTCCATTTGCTTACAG GATTTCAAGGATGAAGACTCAGTGAGAGAACTTCCCAACTGTGGACACCTCTTTCATCTGGACTGCATAGACGAGTGGCTAACTCGACAAGGCACTTGCCCAATGTGTAGAGATTATGTTTGTGATGAATGA
- the LOC133876029 gene encoding RNA-binding protein rsd1-like isoform X1, with the protein MSDHYENDDSPLVGELDLSFSIDEEKKVQDHVDDNLARNGEFNVDMNQHEKLGPPSLPADFAYDISKPSHEKSYPVPDEFDHDDVGSTQFDYDHERIQSPLKNNHYQGEMDELHGSNFLNSSHLKAQTFSNKGTQDSAHSQESPLLAEGNRGEQMERDSDLGMPSVYNEIEGEGSDTVHLLSSPRPLWCKNEPKNGNFYNPINSQTENTKPDMLHSGMQSPMRTPKRSISSVMERRMPVSPKRSPCIHQSPSGHKPLSSQQVFQDPSYSPRSQRQKHSSPKRKGLNKGLPSQDQISPARKVSISPPRSRHKDDSSRKGISASRKTSYSPSFDRRRDRSVSRLPIRQRDYKRKHHDRSRSRSPYSSAHYRSPRKRFSPRRRSPPFGDHPHHRSARRRPWSPPRNRTTGVGLPGRNLFVAGFSFLTTERDLERKFSTFGRVRDVRIVRDKRSGDSRGFGFLSLERDEDADAAIRAMDETEWNGRIILVEKSKS; encoded by the exons ATGAGTGATCATTATGAAAATGACGATTCTCCTTTGGTGGGAGAATTAGACCTTAGCTTTTCAattgatgaagaaaaaaaggttcAAGATCATGTTGATGATAATCTAGCAAGAAATGGTGAGTTTAATGTGGATATGAATCAGCATGAGAAACTGGGTCCCCCCTCACTGCCTGCAGATTTCGCATATGACATTTCAAAACCTTCTCATGAAAAATCCTATCCTGTGCCAGATGAATTTGATCATGATGATGTTGGGAGTACGCAATTTGACTATGATCATGAGAGGATTCAGTCTCCACTCAAGAACAACCATTACCAAGGTGAGatggatgaattgcatggcaGTAATTTTCTTAACTCCTCTCATTTAAAGGCACAAACTTTTAGTAATAAGGGAACTCAAGATTCTGCTCATTCACAGGAGTCTCCTCTGTTGGCAGAGGGCAACCGGGGAGAACAAATGGAGAGAGATTCTGACCTAGGTATGCCATCTGTCTATAATGAGATAGAAGGGGAAGGTAGTGATACAGTACACTTGTTATCTTCCCCGAGGCCACTCTGGTGCAAAAATGAACCTAAGAATGGAAACTTCTACAACCCCATAAACTCACAAACTGAGAACACAAAGCCTGACATGCTCCATTCTGGCATGCAATCTCCCATGAGAACTCCCAAACGATCAATATCATCTGTGATGGAGAGACGGATGCCGGTTTCTCCTAAAAGGTCTCCTTGCATTCACCAATCACCCAGTGGTCATAAGCCACTGTCTTCCCAACAAGTGTTTCAGGACCCATCATATTCACCTAGATCACAAAGGCAGAAACATTCTTCACCTAAAAGGAAAGGCCTAAATAAGGGGCTTCCATCCCAGGATCAGATATCTCCTGCTAGAAAAGTTTCTATTTCTCCACCAAGGTCCAGGCATAAGGATGATTCTTCTCGGAAGGGCATATCTGCATCACGAAAAACCAGTTACTCACCCTCATTTGATCGAAGACGGGACAGATCAGTGTCAAGGTTACCCATTCGGCAAAGGGATTACAAGAGAAAACATCATGACAGATCTCGATCAAGGTCCCCATACTCAAGTGCTCATTATAGATCCCCAAG GAAAAGGTTTTCTCCAAGACGAAGATCTCCTCCTTTTGGAGATCATCCTCATCATCGGTCCGCTAGAAGAAGACCCTGGTCACCGCCCCGTAATAGGACCACTGGAGTGGGGTTACCAGGTAGAAATTTGTTTGTTGcaggttttagttttttgacTACAGAGAGagatttggaaagaaaattttctacgTTTGGTCGCGTACGAGATGTTCGTATTGTTCGAGACAAGAG GTCTGGGGATTCGCGTGGGTTTGGATTTTTATCCTTGGAAAGGGATGAAGATGCAGATGCAGCAATCAGAGCTATGGATGAGACTGAATGGAATGGTCGAATTATCCTTGTGGAGAAATCAAAATCTTGA
- the LOC133876029 gene encoding serine/arginine-rich splicing factor SR45a-like isoform X2 codes for MKNPILCQMNLIMMMLGVRNLTMIMRGFSLHSRTTITKESPLLAEGNRGEQMERDSDLGMPSVYNEIEGEGSDTVHLLSSPRPLWCKNEPKNGNFYNPINSQTENTKPDMLHSGMQSPMRTPKRSISSVMERRMPVSPKRSPCIHQSPSGHKPLSSQQVFQDPSYSPRSQRQKHSSPKRKGLNKGLPSQDQISPARKVSISPPRSRHKDDSSRKGISASRKTSYSPSFDRRRDRSVSRLPIRQRDYKRKHHDRSRSRSPYSSAHYRSPRKRFSPRRRSPPFGDHPHHRSARRRPWSPPRNRTTGVGLPGRNLFVAGFSFLTTERDLERKFSTFGRVRDVRIVRDKRSGDSRGFGFLSLERDEDADAAIRAMDETEWNGRIILVEKSKS; via the exons ATGAAAAATCCTATCCTGTGCCAGATGAATTTGATCATGATGATGTTGGGAGTACGCAATTTGACTATGATCATGAGAGGATTCAGTCTCCACTCAAGAACAACCATTACCAAG GAGTCTCCTCTGTTGGCAGAGGGCAACCGGGGAGAACAAATGGAGAGAGATTCTGACCTAGGTATGCCATCTGTCTATAATGAGATAGAAGGGGAAGGTAGTGATACAGTACACTTGTTATCTTCCCCGAGGCCACTCTGGTGCAAAAATGAACCTAAGAATGGAAACTTCTACAACCCCATAAACTCACAAACTGAGAACACAAAGCCTGACATGCTCCATTCTGGCATGCAATCTCCCATGAGAACTCCCAAACGATCAATATCATCTGTGATGGAGAGACGGATGCCGGTTTCTCCTAAAAGGTCTCCTTGCATTCACCAATCACCCAGTGGTCATAAGCCACTGTCTTCCCAACAAGTGTTTCAGGACCCATCATATTCACCTAGATCACAAAGGCAGAAACATTCTTCACCTAAAAGGAAAGGCCTAAATAAGGGGCTTCCATCCCAGGATCAGATATCTCCTGCTAGAAAAGTTTCTATTTCTCCACCAAGGTCCAGGCATAAGGATGATTCTTCTCGGAAGGGCATATCTGCATCACGAAAAACCAGTTACTCACCCTCATTTGATCGAAGACGGGACAGATCAGTGTCAAGGTTACCCATTCGGCAAAGGGATTACAAGAGAAAACATCATGACAGATCTCGATCAAGGTCCCCATACTCAAGTGCTCATTATAGATCCCCAAG GAAAAGGTTTTCTCCAAGACGAAGATCTCCTCCTTTTGGAGATCATCCTCATCATCGGTCCGCTAGAAGAAGACCCTGGTCACCGCCCCGTAATAGGACCACTGGAGTGGGGTTACCAGGTAGAAATTTGTTTGTTGcaggttttagttttttgacTACAGAGAGagatttggaaagaaaattttctacgTTTGGTCGCGTACGAGATGTTCGTATTGTTCGAGACAAGAG GTCTGGGGATTCGCGTGGGTTTGGATTTTTATCCTTGGAAAGGGATGAAGATGCAGATGCAGCAATCAGAGCTATGGATGAGACTGAATGGAATGGTCGAATTATCCTTGTGGAGAAATCAAAATCTTGA
- the LOC133874970 gene encoding calcium-dependent protein kinase 2, producing MGACLSKGKTSETTQNGYRSGGASGMHYQKTHEVVHQSRAPVQQPHQLPERRAQPAQPAPPPASRPSFPVPSPKPVHRPDTILGKPYEDVKQLYSIGKELGRGQFGVTYLCTENSTGRQYACKSISKRKLVSKNDREDIKREIQIMQHLSGQPNIVEFKGAYEDKQSVHVVMELCAGGELFDRIIAKGHYSERAAASICRAIVNVVHICHFMGVMHRDLKPENFLLSAKDESALLKATDFGLSVFIDEGKVYRDIVGSAYYVAPEVLRRRYGKEIDIWSAGVILYILLSGVPPFWAETEKGIFDAILEGDIDFESSPWPSISNSAKDLVRKMLTQDPKKRITSVQVLEHPWIREDGEASDKPIDSAVLSRMKQFRAMNKLKKLALKVIAENLSEEEIQGLKAMFTNMDTDKSGTITYEELKAGLARLGSKLSETEVQQLMEAADVDGDGSIDYIEFITATMHRHKLERDDHLYKAFQYFDKDSSGFITRDELEAAMKEYGMGDDDTIREIISEVDTDNDGRINYDEFCTMMRSGNQQQGKLF from the exons ATGGGTGCTTGTCTTAGCAAAGGCAAAACTTCAGAGACAACACAAAATGGTTACAGATCAGGAGGTGCTTCTGGCATGCACTACCAAAAAACCCATGAAGTGGTTCACCAATCCAGAGCCCCAGTCCAACAACCCCACCAATTGCCTGAAAGGAGGGCCCAGCCGGCTCAGCCCGCCCCGCCGCCGGCGTCAAGGCCATCTTTTCCGGTTCCAAGCCCAAAGCCTGTCCACCGGCCAGATACAATTCTTGGCAAACCATATGAGGATGTTAAGCAGTTGTATAGCATTGGCAAAGAATTGGGTAGAGGTCAATTTGGGGTAACTTATCTTTGTACTGAGAATTCAACTGGCAGGCAGTATGCTTGCAAGTCTATATCCAAGAGGAAGCTTGTTAGTAAGAATGATAGGGAGGATATAAAGAGAGAGATTCAGATTATGCAGCATTTGAGTGGGCAGCCCAACATTGTTGAGTTTAAGGGCGCTTATGAGGATAAGCAATCAGTGCATGTTGTTATGGAGCTATGCGCTGGTGGTGAGCTCTTTGATAGGATTATTGCTAAGGGTCATTACAGTGAAAGGGCTGCTGCTTCAATATGCAGGGCAATTGTTAATGTTGTGCATATCTGCCACTTCATGGGCGTGATGCATAGGGATCTTAAGCCTgagaattttttgttatctGCCAAGGATGAGAGTGCACTTCTGAAGGCCACGGATTTCGGGTTGTCGGTCTTCATTGATGAAg GAAAGGTGTACCGGGATATAGTGGGAAGTGCTTATTATGTTGCTCCTGAAGTACTTCGGCGCAGATATGGGAAAGAAATAGATATTTGGAGTGCAGGAGTTATCTTGTATATATTACTCAGTGGTGTACCTCCATTTTGGGCTG AGACGGAGAAGGGGATATTTGATGCTATATTGGAAGGAGATATTGACTTTGAAAGTAGTCCATGGCCATCTATATCAAACAGTGCCAAGGACCTCGTCCGGAAGATGCTAACGCAGGACCCAAAGAAAAGGATTACTTCTGTCCAGGTTCTAG AGCACCCATGGATTAGAGAAGATGGAGAAGCATCAGACAAGCCAATAGACAGTGCCGTCCTTTCCAGGATGAAGCAATTCAGAGCAATGAACAAACTAAAGAAACTTGCACTGAAG GTcattgctgaaaatctttctgaGGAAGAAATCCAAGGGCTCAAGGCAATGTTTACAAACATGGATACCGATAAAAGTGGCACAATCACCTATGAGGAACTGAAGGCTGGGTTGGCTCGGCTGGGCTCAAAGCTTTCAGAGACTGAAGTCCAGCAGCTCATGGAAGCT GCTGACGTAGACGGGGATGGGTCCATTGACTACATTGAATTTATCACTGCTACAATGCATAGACACAAGCTAGAAAGAGATGATCATCTTTACAAGGcttttcaatattttgataagGATAGTAGCGG GTTTATTACCAGGGATGAACTAGAGGCGGCCATGAAAGAATATGGAATGGGTGATGATGACACGATCAGGGAAATAATATCCGAAGTTGATACAGATAAT GATGGCAGGATCAACTACGACGAATTCTGTACTATGATGAGAAGTGGAAACCAACAGCAGGGCAAGCTCTTCTAG
- the LOC133874972 gene encoding protein translation factor SUI1 homolog: protein MVELDVQIPTAFDPFADAENLDGTGAKEYVHIRIQQRNGKKCLTTVQGLKGNFSYDKILKDFKKQFCCNGNVVQDKLMGKIIQLQGDQRKNASQFLVQAGIVKKEQIKIHGF, encoded by the coding sequence ATGGTTGAACTAGACGTCCAGATTCCCACTGCTTTCGACCCGTTTGCTGACGCCGAGAACTTGGATGGCACCGGAGCCAAGGAGTATGTTCATATCCGCATCCAGCAGAGGAATGGGAAGAAGTGCCTAACCACAGTGCAAGGCCTCAAGGGGAACTTCAGCTACGACAAGATCCTTAAGGACTTCAAGAAACAGTTCTGCTGCAACGGGAATGTGGTGCAGGACAAGTTGATGGGGAAGATTATCCAGCTCCAAGGGGATCAGCGCAAGAACGCGTCCCAGTTTCTTGTTCAGGCTGGGATTGTGAAAAAGGAGCAGATCAAGATACATGGTTTTTAA
- the LOC133874971 gene encoding AUGMIN subunit 4: protein MVKGLVLQGGQTLPADVAQVIDQLERHCFAPDGSLVPKPAFYDLQLAREEMSRERLRYLEAMAVYCEAIAMVEEYQQAVSVRGDVQGLYPQQLGLNNSPQVYKTLEHRMVIAEAAQKLRLPLISKDGEVQEDDIEKLSIMSRSSLDSTSTSATMSSSSSSTNYTTANSTTSVANNAVSAGDVGEPGVGGVPNRFLGITPAYLWQTQLQQLPFSMDMADYQMSLSREIEARLKDKCDKLGDAFIMDDIDSSSGHQSSSARLPERVKLIIEEIEREEAALREDLYSADRKFAEYYNVLEQILGVLIKLVKDLKLQHQHKYDELQKTWLCKRCETMSAKLRVLEHVLLLETYTQESIPALHKIRKYLLEATEEASIAYNKAVTRLREYQGVDPHFDTIARQYHDIVKKLENMQWTIHQVEMDLKRLPDQQTS, encoded by the exons ATGGTGAAGGGACTAGTGCTACAAGGAGGGCAAACCCTGCCGGCCGACGTGGCGCAGGTGATCGATCAGCTGGAGCGCCACTGCTTCGCCCCCGATGGTTCCCTTGTCCCCAAACCCGCTTTCTACGACCTCCAACTC GCGAGAGAGGAAATGTCTAGGGAAAGGCTGCGGTACTTGGAAGCCATG GCAGTCTATTGCGAGGCCATTGCGATGGTGGAGGAGTATCAGCAGGCGGTTTCAGTGCGGGGCGACGTCCAGGGTTTGTACCCGCAGCAGCTTGGCTTGAACAACTCCCCTCAG GTATACAAGACTTTAGAGCATCGAATGGTCATTGCAGAAGCAGCTCAAAAGTTGAGGCTTCCTCTTATCTCCAAAGATGGTGAAGTTCAGGAAGATGACATTGAAAAACTGAGTATAATGTCACGAAGCTCTCTTGACAGTACGAGTACCAGTGCCACAATGagctcaagctcaagctcaACGAATTATACAACTGCGAATAGCACCACTAGTGTGGCAAATAACGCTGTTAGTGCTGGTGATGTGGGGGAACCTGGAGTTGGCGGTGTTCCTAATCGCTTTCTTGGAATCACACCTGCTTATTTATGGCAAACTCAGCTCCAGCAATTGCCATTTTCCATG GATATGGCAGACTACCAGATGTCTCTTTCTCGTGAGATTGAGGCTCGTTTGAAAGATAAGTGTGATAAGTTAGGTGATGCCTTTATAATGGACGATATTG ACTCATCATCTGGGCATCAATCTTCAAGTGCTCGGCTTCCAGAAAG GGTAAAGTTGATAATCGAGGAGATTGAAAGGGAAGAAGCAGCTCTGCGGGAGGACCTCTATTCCGCTGATAGAAAATTTGCTGAATACTATAAT GTCTTAGAGCAGATACTTGGAGTTCTTATTAAGCTTGTTAAAGATTTGAAGTTGCAACATCAACATAAATAT GATGAATTGCAAAAAACATGGCTGTGCAAACGGTGTGAGACCATGAGTGCAAAATTGAG GGTTCTGGAGCATGTTCTCCTGCTTGAAACTTATACCCAGGAGTCAATACCAGCCCTTCATAAAATAAG GAAGTATCTTCTTGAGGCTACAGAAGAAGCTTCTATTGCCTATAATAAAGCG GTTACACGTCTTCGTGAGTATCAAGGGGTTGATCCTCACTTTGACACAATTGCGAGGCAGTACCATGATATTGTAAAG AAATTGGAAAACATGCAATGGACAATCCACCAAGTTGAAATGGACCTGAAACGCTTACCAGATCAGCAAACCTCATGA